The Clostridiaceae bacterium HFYG-1003 genome includes a window with the following:
- a CDS encoding GNAT family N-acetyltransferase, producing the protein MNNKSYFRYATESDVPLILDFIKKLADYEKMSDEVIATEDLLNEWLFERNKAEVLFLVVDEKEVGFALFFHNFSTFLGRAGIYLEDLFVLEEHRKKGYGRAILRKLAQIARERGCGRLEWWCLDWNKPSIDFYRSLGAQPMEDWTVFRLSGSTLLQVAEQEDESLELT; encoded by the coding sequence ATGAACAATAAATCTTATTTCAGGTACGCCACTGAATCGGACGTGCCGTTAATTTTGGACTTTATTAAGAAACTGGCTGATTATGAAAAAATGTCAGATGAGGTCATCGCGACGGAGGATTTGCTGAACGAATGGCTGTTTGAGCGGAACAAGGCCGAAGTTCTGTTTCTGGTGGTCGATGAGAAAGAAGTAGGCTTTGCGCTGTTCTTTCATAATTTTTCCACATTTTTGGGTAGGGCCGGCATCTATCTGGAAGACTTATTTGTTCTGGAGGAACACCGCAAGAAGGGCTATGGCAGGGCAATTCTGCGAAAACTTGCCCAAATCGCACGGGAAAGAGGGTGCGGACGGCTGGAATGGTGGTGTCTGGACTGGAATAAGCCCAGCATCGATTTTTATCGCTCCCTGGGGGCACAGCCCATGGAGGACTGGACGGTATTTCGACTCTCAGGCAGTACGCTGCTTCAGGTGGCTGAGCAGGAAGATGAGTCGCTGGAATTGACGTAA
- a CDS encoding FAD-dependent oxidoreductase — protein MKRKLIALFLSTLMILLGCDTGGGTNTTTALTTAPSSTTAITTSGQTQPATTTGQAQQYKDGTYTAEASGYGGPVSVSITLAGDEATKVEAVGATETAEIGGKALPVLAERIQAANNSKIDIVSGATMTSQAVIQAAADCFRQAEATKTEVSVKMKPGTYTAKAVGFSLAYPTVVEVDVTEDKITAVRLTDQSGDTTTMIDTVEKALFPRIVEAQSVGIDGVTGATSTSNAAKLAVEDCLKQALKAGGSSEDALLQFIKVVKPELTQKELTTDVLVVGMGGAGTYTALRAAEEGAKVLAIEKQARYGGTTALTSEIMSINPPKVKKQYNGGKDYTDADALYKAWWEYTEGDAKKEMLDLFFAKSGEAFDWLALEQGIVFDFDAKPGFTPQDWYEVKFQWYFKTDKRGEVAANFDRLVEKFKSLGGDYMLETEATELITDDQGAVVGVKAHNKVTNTDYTIKAKAVVMATGGFLGNGDMLKKYLSDQYYPLKGEWKVYGSARNDGKMIQAAIDNGAATYNIGMPPEVHMSGSAAFLQPGLGFKVNYLEGTYSAITGKPEAWSVADLPMFMGISSDSLAVGLDGKRFASETGISMLDPWRAGPNYYSIWSTEQINKIRDNGFKNQPGGPASRYLGYNGPIPKNTPLPEAFDVLEAAVKEGFVFKAETIEELAGLIGIQPDILAKTVADYNGYVGSGTDTEFKKPAEFLVKIGEGPYYAVKMASYSYNTCAGLDVNSDLQVLKTSGDPIPGLYAVGSDSAGVLFSEKKPYVTFGGANNGWVLTSGYICGESAAKYVKSK, from the coding sequence ATGAAACGAAAATTAATCGCGCTATTTCTTTCGACATTGATGATTCTCTTGGGATGCGACACCGGCGGAGGCACGAATACAACAACAGCACTGACTACGGCTCCTTCAAGCACGACAGCAATCACTACTTCAGGACAAACTCAGCCTGCCACCACCACTGGCCAGGCACAGCAATATAAAGACGGAACGTATACCGCCGAGGCTTCGGGCTATGGCGGGCCGGTCAGCGTTTCCATCACCTTAGCAGGGGATGAGGCAACCAAGGTTGAAGCAGTGGGAGCTACTGAAACGGCTGAAATTGGCGGCAAGGCACTTCCGGTACTGGCTGAACGGATCCAAGCCGCTAACAACAGCAAGATCGACATTGTTTCAGGTGCTACGATGACTTCTCAGGCGGTGATTCAAGCTGCCGCGGATTGTTTCCGACAGGCGGAAGCAACGAAAACCGAAGTATCGGTCAAGATGAAGCCGGGAACCTACACGGCCAAGGCGGTCGGTTTCAGTCTGGCTTATCCGACAGTTGTGGAAGTGGATGTGACCGAGGACAAAATCACTGCCGTTCGGCTGACGGATCAATCCGGCGATACAACCACCATGATCGATACCGTAGAGAAGGCACTGTTTCCGCGAATCGTGGAGGCTCAAAGCGTGGGAATCGATGGTGTTACTGGCGCTACATCAACCAGCAATGCTGCCAAGCTGGCGGTTGAAGACTGCCTGAAACAGGCGCTGAAGGCGGGCGGATCTTCCGAGGATGCGCTGCTGCAGTTTATCAAGGTCGTAAAACCAGAGCTCACTCAGAAAGAACTGACGACGGATGTTCTGGTGGTAGGCATGGGCGGTGCGGGAACCTACACGGCTCTGCGGGCAGCAGAGGAGGGTGCCAAGGTTCTGGCCATTGAAAAACAGGCCCGGTACGGCGGAACAACGGCACTGACTTCCGAAATCATGTCAATCAATCCGCCCAAAGTAAAAAAACAATATAACGGCGGCAAAGATTACACCGACGCCGATGCGTTATACAAAGCCTGGTGGGAGTATACGGAAGGCGACGCGAAAAAGGAAATGCTGGATCTTTTCTTTGCCAAGTCCGGAGAAGCTTTTGACTGGCTGGCTTTGGAACAAGGCATTGTCTTTGATTTTGATGCCAAACCTGGATTTACGCCACAGGACTGGTACGAAGTGAAATTCCAGTGGTACTTTAAAACGGACAAACGGGGCGAAGTCGCAGCTAACTTTGATCGCCTGGTCGAAAAGTTCAAGAGCCTGGGCGGTGACTATATGCTGGAGACGGAAGCCACCGAGCTGATCACGGATGATCAGGGCGCAGTCGTTGGAGTAAAAGCCCATAACAAAGTCACGAATACAGACTACACCATCAAAGCCAAAGCGGTGGTAATGGCCACGGGCGGATTCCTTGGCAACGGGGACATGCTGAAGAAGTATCTGTCTGATCAGTACTATCCGCTGAAGGGTGAATGGAAGGTATATGGCAGTGCCCGGAATGACGGAAAAATGATTCAGGCTGCCATTGACAACGGAGCGGCTACCTATAATATCGGCATGCCTCCGGAAGTCCATATGTCCGGTTCGGCTGCTTTCCTGCAGCCAGGTCTGGGATTTAAGGTGAACTACCTGGAAGGCACCTACAGTGCTATCACAGGGAAGCCGGAAGCCTGGTCGGTGGCCGATCTCCCGATGTTTATGGGAATTTCTTCCGACAGTCTGGCAGTCGGACTGGATGGCAAGCGGTTTGCCTCGGAAACCGGAATTTCCATGCTGGATCCATGGCGGGCCGGCCCCAATTACTACAGTATCTGGAGCACCGAGCAGATCAATAAGATTCGGGACAACGGATTCAAGAACCAGCCGGGAGGACCCGCTTCGCGGTATCTCGGATACAATGGTCCCATTCCGAAAAATACACCGCTTCCTGAAGCGTTCGATGTTCTGGAGGCAGCGGTGAAGGAAGGTTTTGTCTTCAAAGCGGAAACCATTGAAGAGCTGGCAGGTCTGATCGGCATTCAGCCGGACATTCTGGCAAAGACGGTTGCTGATTACAACGGCTACGTCGGAAGCGGTACCGATACGGAGTTTAAAAAACCCGCAGAATTCCTCGTCAAAATAGGCGAAGGACCTTATTATGCGGTGAAAATGGCCAGTTATTCCTACAATACTTGTGCCGGACTCGATGTCAATTCGGATCTGCAGGTGTTGAAAACTTCTGGCGATCCCATTCCCGGGCTGTATGCCGTAGGCAGTGACAGTGCCGGTGTGCTCTTCAGCGAGAAAAAACCCTATGTGACTTTTGGCGGAGCCAATAACGGCTGGGTGCTGACCTCAGGGTACATCTGCGGAGAAAGCGCTGCAAAATATGTAAAGAGCAAATAG
- a CDS encoding VOC family protein: MKSIIPSLCFPDNNGEEAIHYYISVFPDSELVELVRYPREELDIHFQGMTDKVLSARFNLNHQPFLGTDGGPYFQFSEAISFTIECRDQAEIDYYWSKLSHVPEAEQCGWCKDRFGVSWQIVPDNMAKLLVTDEQIRAMMAMKKILVDELRAAGAGNQDEPGTVGTGK; this comes from the coding sequence ATGAAATCCATCATTCCATCCCTTTGCTTTCCGGACAATAACGGCGAGGAAGCGATTCATTACTATATCAGCGTTTTTCCTGACTCTGAGCTGGTGGAGCTGGTCAGGTATCCCCGAGAGGAACTGGATATCCATTTTCAGGGGATGACTGATAAAGTTCTCTCAGCACGGTTCAATCTGAATCATCAGCCGTTCCTTGGAACGGACGGAGGACCCTATTTTCAGTTTAGTGAAGCGATTTCCTTCACGATTGAGTGCAGGGATCAGGCGGAAATCGACTATTACTGGAGCAAATTATCTCATGTGCCCGAAGCGGAACAATGCGGCTGGTGCAAAGACCGGTTTGGCGTCTCCTGGCAGATTGTGCCTGACAACATGGCAAAACTCCTGGTTACAGACGAACAGATCCGCGCCATGATGGCCATGAAAAAGATCCTGGTCGATGAACTGAGGGCTGCCGGAGCTGGCAATCAGGATGAACCGGGAACAGTCGGAACGGGCAAGTAG
- a CDS encoding GNAT family N-acetyltransferase: MGDQTEGVDYTISGNWGYNTWKRTWEIPTGFEKGDTMDSRSQQWEIRRVQVEDAQAMLDYLEVVSAESDNLTFGPGEFGMSLEQEVLFLEAAVKQERTLFLIAIAEGEIVGNLTFHSGKRPRIAHLGELGITVRQKWWGQGIARQLIQELIQWSGQNGIRKINLRVRSDNERAIRLYLRLGFQVEGKLTRDLRIDGCFYDALAMGLQVDPESEQEPASWGTPIDRE, encoded by the coding sequence TTGGGAGATCAAACCGAGGGTGTAGACTATACTATTTCCGGGAATTGGGGTTATAATACTTGGAAGAGAACCTGGGAGATACCAACAGGTTTCGAAAAAGGAGACACGATGGACAGCAGAAGTCAGCAATGGGAAATTCGCCGGGTACAGGTGGAGGATGCGCAAGCGATGTTGGATTATCTTGAGGTGGTTTCCGCTGAAAGTGATAACTTGACGTTTGGGCCAGGGGAATTTGGAATGAGCCTGGAACAGGAAGTTCTTTTTCTGGAAGCCGCCGTAAAGCAGGAGCGCACCCTTTTTTTGATAGCGATCGCAGAGGGAGAGATCGTGGGCAACCTGACCTTTCATTCAGGCAAGCGTCCGCGGATTGCCCATCTGGGGGAGTTGGGGATCACGGTTCGTCAGAAGTGGTGGGGGCAGGGCATCGCCCGGCAGCTGATTCAAGAGCTGATCCAATGGAGCGGACAAAACGGCATCCGGAAAATTAATCTGCGGGTGCGAAGCGACAATGAGCGAGCAATCCGGCTGTATCTTAGATTGGGATTTCAGGTGGAGGGAAAGCTGACCCGGGACTTACGAATCGATGGCTGCTTCTATGACGCACTGGCCATGGGCTTACAGGTCGATCCCGAATCTGAGCAGGAGCCAGCTTCATGGGGAACGCCGATCGATAGGGAATGA